TCCTGCAAATATCGGGAAAGAGTAGGAGGGAACTTCAGACTCATCGAAACGGATAAAAGCAATCATGGTATTGTCCGCACTGAATTCCAATGCGCGGTTAAACCCGAACTCTTCTTCATATACCCAGTCAGGAATACCGTTGATGATAGAATTTTGCTTACCGTCTTCAGTCACTTTGCTTTCGCTGTTGCCGTAGAGCAGTTTTACGAGGAATATGTTGTTGTCACGTACGAAAGCGATCATTGTTCCGTCCGGAGAAAAGACGGGGACCTGTTGAGGTCCGCCGTCGGACAGCCGTTCAATAATGTTGTTTGTCGTAACGCCCTTATCATTTCGTTTCAAAGGGTAGATATAATGTACAGCTGTATAAGAATGCCGGTAAATCGGAGTCGTTTTCGTAGCAATAAGCAATTTCTGACCGTCGGGTGAGAACTGGTAACTGTCGAAGTGTTTGAAATCACATTCGCGTGCAGTATTCACATCGAACACCACTTCCACTTTTTCACCTGTCTTGAAGGAATATTTAATAATTTGTGTGCCTTCGCCGTTCATCTGTGTGTAGTATTCACCGTCGGGCGTGGGGATTACTCCCTGAATGTTTTCCGGGCGGAAACGTCCGGAGGTGATATCTTTTAAATCAAGAGCCTTTTGTCCTTGTGCCATTCCGGTAAGGCAGAGAAGGCAGAAGAGTAGAGCTAAACTTACTTTTCTCATTTTATGAATTGTTTTATGTTTTACTGTTTATAGGTTTTAAATTCGTATCCTGCAAAAATAGTAATAAACTTAAATACCTCAAAGAGCAAACTCTTTTTTTAGGTTCGGATAGCCGCTTATTTCCTTAACTTTTATATTTGTTTAGGAACAAGACAGGGCTGTTTAGTTAAAAATATGCCTTCTCATGGAAAAAAAGTCTCTTTTTGTTTGCTTTTTAATTTCTAAATTTGATATATTTGTGATATCAAAATAATATCAAAATTAAATGCTATGATTACAAAAGAAATTAAGTACGATGATGCGGTTGTTAATGGCTTTTTGGCCTTGTTTCTTAATTTGATCGTGTTGCCTTTGTTGGTTGTTGTGAGTTTTATGCTTTTCAAAGGAAGCATAATTATGTTTTTCTTGCTATTGCTTTTTCTTGCATTAGCTGTTCTAATGATTCCGGGTTATTTTTCGCAGGAACCGAACGAAGCCCGTGTCATGGTATTCTTCGGGAAATATAAAGGTACGTTTACTGAAACGGGATTTTTCTGGGTTAATCCTTTTATGAATAAGAAGAAACTATCTTTACGTGCCCGTAACTTGGATGTGGAGCCTATTAAAGTAAATGACAAGATTGGTAATCCTATTTTGATCGGTCTGGTGCTTGTCTGGAAATTGAAAGACACTTATAAAGCTATGTTCGAAATTGATGCGCAGACAATGGCGGATAATAGAGGGAGCGGACAGATGACTGTGACTGTTGCCGGGCGAATGAATGCCTTTGAGGATTTTGTTCGTGTGCAAAGTGACGCTGCGCTTCGTCAGGTAGCGGGACTGTATGCTTATGACGACAACGAAGCGGATTTGGATGAATTGACGTTACGTAGTGGCGGTGATGAAATTAACGAGCAGTTGGAACAAAAGTTGAATGAACGTCTGGCCATGGCAGGTATGGAGATAGTGGAAGCCCGTATTAATTATTTGGCTTATGCTCCGGAGATTGCAGCAGTTATGTTACGCCGTCAGCAGGCGTCGGCTATCATCAGTGCTCGCGAAAAGATAGTTGAAGGTGCTGTTTCAATGGTACGTATGGCATTGCATAAACTTTCTGAAGAGGAAATTGTTGAACTGGATGAGGAAAAGAAAGCTGCCATGGTGAGTAATTTGCTAGTGGTGCTTTGTGCGGACGAAGCTGCGCAACCGGTTGTGAATACAGGTACGCTGAATCATTGATAAACTATAAATAAGAAGGTAAAATAGAAGTGGCTAAAAAGGAATCTTCAATAAAGAGTTTTGTTTTGCGAGTGGATACTGAAACAATGGACGCCATTGAAAAATGGGCGGCTGATGAGTTTCGTAGTACAAACGGGCAACTTCAGTGGATTATTGCCGAAGCCTTGAGAAAAAGTGGCCGATTAAAAAAGAAGTCTTCTAAAACCGGAAATAAACCGGAAGAATCTGAAGGAGAGCAAGTGGAGGATTAGAGTTTCATTGGTTTGGTGAAATATCTCATGATCCGTTCATTCCTTCATCTTTCCCTGTTCATCAGTGTTAGTGGATGAAGGAGCTCTGCCTTTCGTCTTGTGTCTGCTTGTTCATTTACTTTTGTAGTGACAGATAAAGGCAAGTAAAATATGTAATGATACTGATTTTTTGTATGGATTTGATAGAGGATATTTAATGAGATTCAATATCTTTGTGAAAAGTACTTTAAATATTACCACTATGAATTCAAAGAGAAAAGACTTGCAGTATGCTTCCGTCTTCTTGTTGGCCGTGGCATTGACATTCCTAATGGGAAAGGGTGATAACTTGTGGTTGGTGTCATGGGGTGACTTGATACCGAGCTTGTTTGTGTTGTTCATAGCAGGTGATTGCTTGCATAGCTCCTTGCTCCGTATCAAAAGCGGTGAAGAAAATGGGGGAGCTCGTTGGAGTACCTGTTTCACTTTTCTGGTATTCAGTATCGTCTTTATGGGCGATTTATTCTTTATAGGGAATTTTATTGTTGATAAACTGTGGGGGTAAAAGAATGAAGAATTTATCTTTGATAGAGCCTTTTACAGGCTTGTCATCTTTTAAACTATATCTTTTAGTTTATATTAACTAGAAAAATTAGTTTATAAACTAAAACTTCTCGTTATTTGCATCAAACAAAGATGCAGGTATGAAAGGATTAACAGCAAAGGAAGAAGAAATCATGGGATTTTTTTGGGAAAAGGGTCCCTTGTTTGTGAAAGAAATGTTGGCTTTCTATGAAGAACCGAAGCCGCATTTTAACACCTTATCAACGATTGTGCGCGGGCTGGAAGATAAAGGCTTTCTGGCTCATTATATTTTTGGGAATACTTATCAATACTATCCGATCGTCAGTGAAGAAGATTTTCGTAAAGGAACACTTCGGAATGTAATCAGTAAGTATTTTAATAATTCCTACCTGAATGCAGTTTCGTCTTTAGTCAAAGAAGAAGATATTTCTTTGGATGAACTTAGACAATTGATTCAAGAGGTAGAGAAGGCGGACAGGAAAGGCTGACCTGAGAACACTATTTAATGAACACCAATTAATAAAACGACAATCTATACTATGGGAGCATTCTTTATCTATATATTAAAATCATCAGTTTGCCTTGTCTTGTTTTACCTGTTTTTTCGGGTCTTACTTAGCAAAGAAACTTTTCATCGCTTTAATCGTGTTGCTTTATTGGGCGTACTGTTTTTGTCATTGCTCATTCCCTTCATTGAAGTAACCACGAACCATCAGGTTGAAGTACAACAAACAATGCTCACCATTGAGCAGGTGTTGCTAATGGCAGAAATGGAACCCGCGACTGTCGATGCAACCGGCGGAGTGGCTGTACACGAAGTCGCTTCCTTGTCCTGGATAGAAATTCTTCTGCTTGTTTATCTGTCCGGTATTATCTTCTTTGCTTGCCGCAATCTATACTCTTTGATCCGTCTTTTCAGGTTAATACATTCCGGTAAACGGGAAAAGTTGGAGAATGGAACAACACTTGTTGTCCACGAACAGGAGATAGCTCCGTTCAGCTGGATGAAGTATATCGTTATCAGCCGGAAGGATTTGGAGGAGAACGGGCGGGAAATTCTGATTCATGAAGCAGCACATATCCGTCATCGGCATTCTATTGATTTATTGGTAGCTGATATCTGTATCTTTTTCCAATGGTTCAACCCCGGTGCATGGCTGTTGAAACAGGAGTTGCAGAATATCCATGAGTATGAAGCCGATGAGACTGTTATCAATGAAGGTGTAAACGCGAAAGAATATCAACTATTATTAATAAAAAAAGCCGTTGGCACAAGGCTCTACTCTATGGCCAACAGCTTTAATCACAGTAAACTTAAAAAACGTATCACTATGATGTTAAAAGAAAAATCAAATCCGTGGGCACGGTTGAAGTACTTGTATGTGCTTCCATTGGCAGCTATTGCAGTAACTGCTTTTGCCCGTCCCGAAATCTCCGAACAAGTAGAAGAAATTTCTGCCGTCAAAGTTAATGATTTGGCCGAGATTGTGCAAGAAAATGTGTTGAGAGATACAGAAAATATGCTGCAAGATACTGTAAAAGTGTCACATAGCGATAGTAAGGCCAAGGTTCGTGCTGAAAATCGTGCGGCAAAAACGAAAGGTAATGAAGAATTAGTTGTTTTTGAGGTGGTGGAGCAAATGCCTGAATATCCGGGTGGTATGAATGCGTTGTATAAGTATTTGGAGAATAAAACAAAAAGTTCTGATGTGAAAGGGAAAGCCGGAGGTAGTGTGATAGTCGGTTTCACTGTATCTGAAAGCGGGAAAGTAAAGGATGTGCGAGCGCTTCAGTCCGACCAACCTATCTTAACTAAAGAGGCTGAAAGAATTGTGAGTGAAATGCCGGCCTGGACTCCCGGAAAGCAACGTGGTATGCCTGTGTCTGTGAAATATTCCGTTCCGGTGAGGTTTGGAGATATCAGATTTCCGGAGAATAAGAAGCCGTTAATTATGGTCGATGGCAAGGAAATGAGTATGGAGACTTTCGAAAAAATAGATAGAGGGATAATAGAAAGTTTCTCGGTACTGAAAGATAGTGCATCTATTGGTTTATATGGCAAGCGTGGTGCAAATGGGGTGATACTTGTTACCACTCGCAGGGAGGGGAAAACACGTGTACAAGACATCAGCACTTTTACTGAGATCAAAGCGACTGAAACAAATACTGTGCCGGACTTTCTTGTCGCAGGAATTGTTACTGACGAGCAGGGCCAGCCTAAAGCCGGAGTAAGCATAGTCGTTCCCAATACAACTATTGGCGCAATAACAGATGCAAATGGCCGCTTTCGTCTGAAAACACCGAAGGATAGTTATTTGTGGTTCTCATTTATTGGATATAAAACGGTGAAAGCAGCCGTAGCTTCTGAAATGTCAATACGAATGGAACAGGATGTGGTTAAATTGTTTCCTGAGACATCCGTTAGTCTGAAAACGACCGGAACTTTATCTTCCGGTACTAAAGTCGGAAATAGTTTGACTCTTTATGGAGTTGAAGAGGGCAAACAACCCTTAATCATTATTAATGATAAAGAAGTATCGGATAAAGAAGCTTTGTCTAAGATAGCTCCTGACCGTATTAAAAGTTTTTCTATATTGAAAGATAAAACTGCTACATCTATTTATGGGGAAAAAGGAAAAAATGGAGTGATAATTGTTACTTTGCTTACGGAAGGAGAGTATCAATTTAAAAAAGATAATCCGGAAAAACCTTATGCTGATGCTTTGGAACTGGCAGAAAGTGTCGCAGAAGGGGTAGAAGGAAAGATTATCTATTGTATAGACGATGATGAAGTCGAAAAATCGAAATTGAAAGGAATGTCTATAAAGACAATTAAAGCAGTGTCTTTAGATCAAGCGGGCAAAGAGAAAATTGTACGTTTGAAAACAGACAAGTACCGTTCTGACTGGATTACCGTGACCGGAGTAGTGTATAATGAGGACGAGAAACCGACATCCGCTATTGTAAATGTAAGAGGTACGAGATTTACGGAAAGAACAGATTCAATAGGGCACTTTACTATAAAAGCCCCTAAAAACGGTGTACTTCTGGTTGGTTATAATGGAAAGCCTACCATTGAAGTTAAAGTGAAGCCTACACTTAAAGTCATTTTGAAAGATAAACAAGAATGATTTTATAAGCTAGCGACGAACTCATACGCAAGGTTGTTGTGCTGATTAAATTAAAGAATAAATATATGTTGAACTTTAAATTCTATTTATTATGAAAGGAAATTTATGTAAGATTTTGTTGGCTGTTTCATTTCTTTTTCTTATGCCCAATCTTTGTATGAGCCAAAACTTAAAAGGTATCTGGAGACTTGTTCAGAATGACGCTACTTCACAAGTGACCAGATATAAGGTACTTGATAAAGAAGGTAAATTTTATAATGTAGATGCCTATGTTAAAAATGCAATGTACTTAGAAGCAGGAAACAGAGGTACGGGAAGCGTATTTTGTCCTTATAAGATTACTCGTTCGGGTGAGTATAATATTATTGCAGAAGGACTTTATTGTGAGGTATTGCATAATGAATATGGAAGAACCGCATCAGCTCTTGTTCCTATATCCTACCGGATTGACGGAAAACGAATGACGCTTTTATTCCAATTAGGCAACAGTGTTTACCGTGAAGTTTATCAGAAAGTATCGAAACTGGGTAAATAAAAGTTTTTACTCAATATGATCTTTTTTTAACGGAGGTACGAAAGTATCTCCGTTTCTTGTTCCGGATGAAACCAACGTATTTCCTCATCCCGCTTAAACCAAGTCATTTGTTTGCGTGAGTAAATGCGCGAATTTTGTTTTATCTTTTCGATAGCGAAAGGAAGTTCCCATTCTCCGTCCAGATATTTGAACAGTTCTTTGTAGCCTACTGTATTGAGTGAATTGAGATGTCGGTAAGGAAGTACGGAACGTACTTCTTCCAGTAATCCTTCTTGCATCATTTGGTCTACCCGACGGTTGATACGGTCATAAAGTTCTTCTCGGTCGCGGGTTAAACCGACTTTGATGATATGGAAAGGACGTTTTTTCTTTTGTTGTGTGCGGAAAGAGGTGTAAGTACGTCCGGTCATGTAGCAGATTTCCAGTGCATGAATCACCCGTTTTGGATTTTTCAAATCCACAATACGATAATACTCCGGATCTAGTAACCGGAGTTCCGCACAGAGTTGTTCAAGCCCTTCTTCCTCGTATTTCTGCAACATGAGCTGACGGGTTTCCGCGTCTACGGTAGGAATATCGTCAATACCTTTGCAAATAGCATCCACATACATCATTGAACCGCCCGTCAAGACAACCACCTCATGCTGCATGAATAACTTTTCGAGAATCTCCATTGCTTCCGTCTCATATTGCGCGGCGCTATAATAGTCTGTAAGATGAAGCGTTCCTACCAAGTGATGCGGCACACGTTCGAGTTGTTCGGGAGTAGGAGCGGCTGTCCCTATTTTCAGTTCAGCATATAACTGTCTAGAATCGGCAGACACGATATGAGTCTGAAAATTCTCGGCTAATCGCAGGCTTAATTCTGTTTTTCCTACGCCTGTGGGTCCTATCAGAGCGATGAGAGTGGGCATGGGGTTAAAAGTAGTAAGTATCGGTTGTTGAGTACTAAAACATGGAATTAAAAAATGTCAGGTATTAACTGCCCGGCACTGCATAGCAATTAATACCTGATACTTGATATTTAAGACTTAGAATTTATCTTCTTCGTATGGGTTGCCAGCGTCGCCTCCTCCTATGTCAAAACCTTCCTGATCGAAGTCCTCCATGTCGAAGTCCTGATCTCCGTAAAAGTTTTCGTCGAGGTCGAGCGAGCCACCGGCTGCGGCCATTTCTTCAAAATCAACAGTCTGTTTGGGAGCTTCTCCGGCTTTCTTAGTACATTTAGCACCATTCATATCTTTACCGGTGATAATTTCTGTCAGTTCGATGAAGAAACAACGTTCTGTCATGTAGTCGAACACATACAGTAACTTTTGTTTTTCGTCCTCTATCAGTTCGCTGATCGGAGTTTCTTTCATCACCCAGCTATCTATTTCCGGATTATCATCCATTTCTTCCAAAGTCACTTCTTTTTCTTTTTCCCAATCATCGTCGCAGATAAAGAAAGAAGTCATCTGGTCATTAGCATACCCTACTGATTTCAGTATAGCTTCATGGAAGTCGAAGAATGTTGCTTCCGGATCAATTTGTATTTCTCTGACAAAATCGTCAACTTCATCAGATATGATAGTAAATCTGTATATCATAATATGACTATTTTGAAGTGTTTATTTAATAATTCCACGCTCCGAGTTGCGGATGAATTCAATGATATAGTCAATCTCGGGACTCTTTTCAAATTCATCTTCGATTTTCTTCAATGCTTCAGTCGTGTTCAGTCCACTCTGGTAGATGATACGATATGCATTGTGAATATTCTCAATCACTTCGTTGGCGAAACCGCGACGGCGCAAGCCGATGATGTTGATGCCGCTGAAAGCGATCGGTTCGCGTCCTGCAATAATATAAGGAGGAATATCCTTGCTGAAGCGGCATCCGCCCTGAATCATTACATGACTGCCTACATGACAGAACTGGTGCATCAATACATTGGCACTAACAATAGCGTTATCATCAATCACGATTTCACCTGCCATTTTGGTAGAGTTCCCAATGATACATCCGTTACCAACCAGCGCATCGTGTGCCACGTGTACACCTTCCATTAGTAAGTTATTGTTGCCCACGATTGTGCGCCCTTTAGCTGCTGTACCACGGTTGATCGTGACATTTTCGCGAATCAGATTATTGTCTCCGATTTCGGCTGTTGACTCTTCACCGCGAAACTTGAGGTCTTGCGGAATGGCTCCGATAACAGCTCCCGGAAAAATAGTATTTCCGTTACCGATACGTGAACCATATAAAATATTGGCATTAGCCATAATCTTATTGTTGTCGCCAATAACCACGTTTTTATCTATAAATACAAAAGGCGCAATTTCTACATTTTCCCCGATTTTTGCTTCGGGATGAATATACGCTAAAGGACTTATCATGCTTTTAAATATCAATTATTACTTGTTTTTTACTATTTGTGCCATGAATTCCGCTTCACAAACCACCTTCTCGCCGACGAATGCATAACCTTTCATCGTGGAGATACCACGACGGATCGGAGCCAGCAATTCCACACGGAACAATAACGTGTCTCCCGGCACTACCTTTTGGCGGAATTTTACACCGTCTATCTTCATAAAATAGGTAGAGTAGCGTTCCGGTTCGTCAACGGAATTGAGGACAAGCAGACCTCCCACTTGTGCCATGGCTTCTACTTGAAGCACTCCCGGCATAACAGGTTCTTGCGGGAAATGTCCCTGGAAGAAAGGCTCGTTGGCGGTAATATTCTTGACACCTACGATATAGTTGGCACCAATTTCAATTACTTTATCTACCAGTTGGAAAGGATAACGGTGCGGCAGAAGTTCACGGATGCGGTTTACATCCATTATAGGTTCGCGGCTACAATCATAAGTCGGTGCCTGAATTTCGTGCAAGCGGATTTCTTTCCGCATCTGACGGGCAAACTTATTGTTGATTGTGTGTCCGGGACGGGTGGCGATGATACGGCCTTTGATCGGTTTACCGATTAAAGCAAGATCACCGATTACGTCCAGCAACTTGTGACGGGCACATTCATTCGGCCAAACCAACGGTTTATGATTGATATAACCCAACTGGTCGGCATCCATGTGAGGAACTCCCATTACGTCCGCCAGCTTGTCATAGCTTTCTTGCGACATTTTACGTTCGTAGATAACGATTGCATTGTCCAGGTCACCGCCTTTTATCAATCCGGCAGAGAGAAGAGGCTCTATTTCGCGAACAAAGACGAAAGTACGGCTGGCAGCCACTTCGTCTTTGAATTTATGCATATCTTCAAGTGTAGCAAACTGGTTAGGGATGATTGTCGAGTCATAAGAAACCAGTACATTCAGGCTAAAATTCTCATCCGGCAATACGATGATAGAAGAACCGGTTGCTTCATCACGGAATTCGATTTTAGATTTGATGATATAAAAGTCTTTGACAGCGCTTTGTTCTTCTGTCCCTACACGTTCTATTTCTTGTACATAATATTGTGCACTACCGTCCAGAATCGGAAATTCCGGACCATTCACCTGGATGAGGCAGTTATCAATGCCCAATGCGTAAAGGGCTGCCATACCATGCTCTACGGTACTTACTTTGACTCCGTTCTTTGATAACACGGTACCACGGGTGGTTTCCGTCACGTTGTCCGCTACTGCATCGATAGTTGGTTGTCCTTCCAGGTCAATGCGTTGGATTTTATATCCGTGATTGTCCGGAGCAGGATTAAATGTAACAGTGAGGTCAAGTCCAGTGTGAAGACCTTTCCCGCTCAGTGAAAAGCTATCTTTCAGCGTTTTTTGTTTCAGCATTGGTTACTTATTTAATAGTTGTTTTAATTCTTCTACTTCTTTGCGTAATTTGTTCAGTTCTGTGTACATATCCGGTAGTTTCTTAGTCACAATAGCCGCCTTGAAATACGGTTTCAACTCCATAGGAGGTGTTCCGATCAGTTGGTTGTCGGACTTAATGCTGCTTGGTACACCCGATTGTGCTCCGAGATTTACGCGGTCACCGATCTTGATGTGTCCGGCAATACCTACCTGTCCGCCAAACATACACCATTCGCCGATCTTGGTAGAACCGGCAATACCGACTTGAGCAGCCATTACAGTATGCGATCCCACTTCGTCGTTGTGGGCAATCTGTACCAGATTATCTATTTTGGCGCCGCTATGTATAACCGTTGCTCCCATGGTAGCCCGGTCAACACAGGTATTGGCACCTATGTCTACTTTATCTTCCAGAATAACGATTCCGATTTGTGGAATCTTATCATACCCGTTAGGAGTGGGAGCGAATCCGAATCCGTCGGCTCCGATTACCGCGCCGGAATGTAATATACACTCATTGCCGATACGGCAGTCATGATAAACGTTTACATTTGAGTAAAGCAGGCAACCTTTGCCTATCTTTACACCGTCTCCAACAAAAGTATGCGGGTAAATTTGAGTATTATCTCCGATGACGGCGTTCTCGCCGATATAAGCGAAAGCACCGATATATACGTTTTCGCCGATCTTGGCACTGGGTGCGACAAAAGCCAATGAATCTATCCCTTCTTTCTTGGGTTTGCTCATTTCATAAAGGTTGAGCAATTTTGCCAGGCTTTCGTAAGCATTGTCTACTTTGATAAGGGTGGCTTTGATCTCATGCTCGGGAGTGAAGTCCTTATTAACCAGTACAATGCTGGACTGTGTCTCGTAGATATAAGGTGTATATTTAGGGTTCGACAGGAAAGAAATAGCTCCGGGCATTCCCTCTTCAATCTTAGCGAATGTGTGTACCGTAGCGTTTTCGTCTCCAATGATTTCCCCTTGGATAAATGCTGCAATTTGCTTAGCCGAGAACTCCATGTCTTTTCTTTAAAATTTAATTAGTTCACAAATAACGGACTTTTTTTTCAGATTTCCGTGTTATTGCATGAATATTTTATACTTATCTGTGCAATCTCTGGTAGCAGAGATAGTATTTCTTTACCTTTTTGGACAATAATGAGATGTTCAGCATGTCCGATGCTTCGGCAATATTTTTGATAGTGCCGTCCTTGTAGATAATGTCAATACTGTCATCTGCCGGGTCGTACATATTCTTTTCGATGCTGGGGGTAGAGACAAAATAGTTCGCTTCGGAAAGGGTTATGCCTAGTTGCTGGCTGATGTGCAAAGTTAATTCTTTTTTTCTGTCCTTACTAATCGGTTCCGACGAAATTTCCACTTTAAAGATATTTCGGTTGATCATTCCCAGGCTTAAGGTGGAAAGAACTTTGTCAGGATGAGTGCTCCATACTTTTAAAGCAGTCCAGATATCATTATCATCCAGTTGGATGAAATTTTCCAGACAATCGGGATTATGATAGAACTCCTGGTGATTGATATCATTGTAGAGGAAGAAACGCAATGCGGGCGATGCAAATAATTCTACACCTTTTGAGGCAAGTTCCTTAGCACGTAGCAGGGTGCTGATGAGCATTCTTTCATAAGCAACCGAGGTCTTGTGCAGATATACTTGCCAGTACATCAGGCGGCGTGCAGTCAGGAAATTCTCAATAGAATAGATGCCTTTCGATTCGATAACGAGGCGGTCGTCCGCCACGTCGAGCATTTTGATGATTCTTGCCGAACCGATATTCCCTTCCGTTACACCGGTGTAGAAACTGTCGCGTCGAAGATAATCGAGCCTGTCCATATCCAGTTGCCCGCTTACAAGCTGATGCAGGAAACGTTTCGGATATTCGTCCTTGAAGATTTGAATGGCAAGGCTGAGTTGCCCGTTCATCTCCTTGTTCATCCGTTCCATGAGTATAAGGGAGATTTCTTCGTGAGAAACTCCTTTGACAATGGTGTTTTCGAGCACATGAGAGAAAGGACCGTGACCGATGTCGTGCAGCAGGATAGCCGCTTGTACAGCTTCAGCCTCGCTGTCAAAGATAAAATTACCTTTGGAGGCCAGTTGGGTGATAGCTTCGCTCATCAGGTAGAAAGCACCTAATGAGTGTTGGAAGCGGGTATGTTGTGCGCCGGGATATACTACCGAGGAGAGCCCTACTTGCTTGATGCGGGT
The nucleotide sequence above comes from Bacteroides caccae. Encoded proteins:
- a CDS encoding SPFH domain-containing protein, encoding MITKEIKYDDAVVNGFLALFLNLIVLPLLVVVSFMLFKGSIIMFFLLLLFLALAVLMIPGYFSQEPNEARVMVFFGKYKGTFTETGFFWVNPFMNKKKLSLRARNLDVEPIKVNDKIGNPILIGLVLVWKLKDTYKAMFEIDAQTMADNRGSGQMTVTVAGRMNAFEDFVRVQSDAALRQVAGLYAYDDNEADLDELTLRSGGDEINEQLEQKLNERLAMAGMEIVEARINYLAYAPEIAAVMLRRQQASAIISAREKIVEGAVSMVRMALHKLSEEEIVELDEEKKAAMVSNLLVVLCADEAAQPVVNTGTLNH
- a CDS encoding Arc family DNA-binding protein, which translates into the protein MAKKESSIKSFVLRVDTETMDAIEKWAADEFRSTNGQLQWIIAEALRKSGRLKKKSSKTGNKPEESEGEQVED
- a CDS encoding G protein-coupled receptor family protein, whose product is MNSKRKDLQYASVFLLAVALTFLMGKGDNLWLVSWGDLIPSLFVLFIAGDCLHSSLLRIKSGEENGGARWSTCFTFLVFSIVFMGDLFFIGNFIVDKLWG
- a CDS encoding BlaI/MecI/CopY family transcriptional regulator, translated to MKGLTAKEEEIMGFFWEKGPLFVKEMLAFYEEPKPHFNTLSTIVRGLEDKGFLAHYIFGNTYQYYPIVSEEDFRKGTLRNVISKYFNNSYLNAVSSLVKEEDISLDELRQLIQEVEKADRKG
- a CDS encoding M56 family metallopeptidase, whose protein sequence is MGAFFIYILKSSVCLVLFYLFFRVLLSKETFHRFNRVALLGVLFLSLLIPFIEVTTNHQVEVQQTMLTIEQVLLMAEMEPATVDATGGVAVHEVASLSWIEILLLVYLSGIIFFACRNLYSLIRLFRLIHSGKREKLENGTTLVVHEQEIAPFSWMKYIVISRKDLEENGREILIHEAAHIRHRHSIDLLVADICIFFQWFNPGAWLLKQELQNIHEYEADETVINEGVNAKEYQLLLIKKAVGTRLYSMANSFNHSKLKKRITMMLKEKSNPWARLKYLYVLPLAAIAVTAFARPEISEQVEEISAVKVNDLAEIVQENVLRDTENMLQDTVKVSHSDSKAKVRAENRAAKTKGNEELVVFEVVEQMPEYPGGMNALYKYLENKTKSSDVKGKAGGSVIVGFTVSESGKVKDVRALQSDQPILTKEAERIVSEMPAWTPGKQRGMPVSVKYSVPVRFGDIRFPENKKPLIMVDGKEMSMETFEKIDRGIIESFSVLKDSASIGLYGKRGANGVILVTTRREGKTRVQDISTFTEIKATETNTVPDFLVAGIVTDEQGQPKAGVSIVVPNTTIGAITDANGRFRLKTPKDSYLWFSFIGYKTVKAAVASEMSIRMEQDVVKLFPETSVSLKTTGTLSSGTKVGNSLTLYGVEEGKQPLIIINDKEVSDKEALSKIAPDRIKSFSILKDKTATSIYGEKGKNGVIIVTLLTEGEYQFKKDNPEKPYADALELAESVAEGVEGKIIYCIDDDEVEKSKLKGMSIKTIKAVSLDQAGKEKIVRLKTDKYRSDWITVTGVVYNEDEKPTSAIVNVRGTRFTERTDSIGHFTIKAPKNGVLLVGYNGKPTIEVKVKPTLKVILKDKQE
- the miaA gene encoding tRNA (adenosine(37)-N6)-dimethylallyltransferase MiaA, which translates into the protein MPTLIALIGPTGVGKTELSLRLAENFQTHIVSADSRQLYAELKIGTAAPTPEQLERVPHHLVGTLHLTDYYSAAQYETEAMEILEKLFMQHEVVVLTGGSMMYVDAICKGIDDIPTVDAETRQLMLQKYEEEGLEQLCAELRLLDPEYYRIVDLKNPKRVIHALEICYMTGRTYTSFRTQQKKKRPFHIIKVGLTRDREELYDRINRRVDQMMQEGLLEEVRSVLPYRHLNSLNTVGYKELFKYLDGEWELPFAIEKIKQNSRIYSRKQMTWFKRDEEIRWFHPEQETEILSYLR
- a CDS encoding IS1096 element passenger TnpR family protein encodes the protein MIYRFTIISDEVDDFVREIQIDPEATFFDFHEAILKSVGYANDQMTSFFICDDDWEKEKEVTLEEMDDNPEIDSWVMKETPISELIEDEKQKLLYVFDYMTERCFFIELTEIITGKDMNGAKCTKKAGEAPKQTVDFEEMAAAGGSLDLDENFYGDQDFDMEDFDQEGFDIGGGDAGNPYEEDKF
- the lpxA gene encoding acyl-ACP--UDP-N-acetylglucosamine O-acyltransferase, with the translated sequence MISPLAYIHPEAKIGENVEIAPFVFIDKNVVIGDNNKIMANANILYGSRIGNGNTIFPGAVIGAIPQDLKFRGEESTAEIGDNNLIRENVTINRGTAAKGRTIVGNNNLLMEGVHVAHDALVGNGCIIGNSTKMAGEIVIDDNAIVSANVLMHQFCHVGSHVMIQGGCRFSKDIPPYIIAGREPIAFSGINIIGLRRRGFANEVIENIHNAYRIIYQSGLNTTEALKKIEDEFEKSPEIDYIIEFIRNSERGIIK
- a CDS encoding bifunctional UDP-3-O-[3-hydroxymyristoyl] N-acetylglucosamine deacetylase/3-hydroxyacyl-ACP dehydratase, which translates into the protein MLKQKTLKDSFSLSGKGLHTGLDLTVTFNPAPDNHGYKIQRIDLEGQPTIDAVADNVTETTRGTVLSKNGVKVSTVEHGMAALYALGIDNCLIQVNGPEFPILDGSAQYYVQEIERVGTEEQSAVKDFYIIKSKIEFRDEATGSSIIVLPDENFSLNVLVSYDSTIIPNQFATLEDMHKFKDEVAASRTFVFVREIEPLLSAGLIKGGDLDNAIVIYERKMSQESYDKLADVMGVPHMDADQLGYINHKPLVWPNECARHKLLDVIGDLALIGKPIKGRIIATRPGHTINNKFARQMRKEIRLHEIQAPTYDCSREPIMDVNRIRELLPHRYPFQLVDKVIEIGANYIVGVKNITANEPFFQGHFPQEPVMPGVLQVEAMAQVGGLLVLNSVDEPERYSTYFMKIDGVKFRQKVVPGDTLLFRVELLAPIRRGISTMKGYAFVGEKVVCEAEFMAQIVKNK